The Paenibacillus sp. RUD330 genome has a segment encoding these proteins:
- a CDS encoding catalase family peroxidase, which produces MPTSKEPGSMLPEQAVNAIEQISGTHPGCRRAHAKGICCEAVFRPSGAVSEWTAAPHLQQEETRAIVRFSNTNPDPDNRDLLSPAKGLAVQFLLPDGARPVIVAATTPVFFARTPESFLEMMQAFREAKRGGISVKEIFTDLIGRFPHAKSALASISALKPPASFASRPYYSIHAFYFVDGAGKRRPVKYEWIPDAGEDHLPLVKAPFAGHDYLEKELAERLESSPVGFTLRIVRGEEWDPVDDPTTEWPRDRETVDAGQLIVTRIVEEPEGLLMDPTVTGNGIEVSEDPILRFRKDAYAVSFERRSQGI; this is translated from the coding sequence ATGCCGACGTCAAAAGAACCGGGAAGCATGCTTCCCGAGCAAGCCGTCAACGCCATCGAGCAAATCTCCGGCACTCATCCCGGCTGCAGGCGCGCTCATGCCAAGGGCATCTGCTGCGAGGCCGTATTCCGTCCCAGCGGAGCCGTCTCGGAGTGGACCGCGGCTCCCCATCTGCAGCAGGAGGAGACGCGCGCCATCGTCCGCTTCTCCAACACGAATCCCGATCCCGACAACCGCGACCTGCTCTCTCCCGCCAAGGGACTTGCAGTCCAGTTCCTTCTGCCGGACGGAGCGAGACCGGTCATCGTCGCCGCCACGACTCCTGTCTTCTTCGCCCGGACGCCCGAATCCTTCCTGGAGATGATGCAGGCTTTCCGGGAGGCGAAGCGCGGCGGGATCTCCGTCAAGGAGATTTTCACCGATCTGATCGGCCGGTTCCCCCATGCGAAGAGCGCCCTTGCCTCCATCTCCGCGCTGAAGCCGCCGGCCAGCTTCGCCAGCCGCCCGTATTATTCCATCCATGCGTTTTATTTTGTCGATGGGGCGGGCAAGCGGCGTCCGGTCAAGTATGAATGGATTCCCGATGCGGGAGAAGATCATCTTCCGCTTGTGAAGGCGCCTTTCGCCGGGCATGATTACCTGGAGAAGGAATTGGCCGAGCGGCTGGAATCATCGCCTGTCGGCTTTACGCTGCGCATCGTCCGGGGAGAGGAATGGGATCCCGTCGACGATCCGACTACGGAATGGCCGAGGGACCGGGAAACGGTCGACGCCGGCCAGCTTATCGTGACCCGCATCGTCGAGGAACCGGAAGGGCTGCTCATGGATCCGACCGTGACCGGGAATGGCATCGAGGTCAGCGAGGATCCGATTTTGCGCTTCCGCAAGGAC
- a CDS encoding putative glycolipid-binding domain-containing protein, producing the protein MTMKSNPHLLLQSRLWKRLDEPFLEHCRLFRGQESHLLAGSIVGRLGSEPVSCTYQIITCMDWLTRKASVDLAYGDEEASLHLEADGRGNWLMDGREAPELQGCLDVDIELTPATNTLPIRRLGLRKGQEAEMAAAWVRFPSLAAEPLRQSYSCLEECRYLYRSSSFEAGLDVGGEGMIHRYGDLWISL; encoded by the coding sequence ATGACGATGAAATCCAATCCGCATCTGCTGCTCCAATCCCGGCTGTGGAAACGGCTGGACGAGCCGTTTCTCGAGCACTGCCGCCTCTTCCGCGGCCAAGAAAGCCACCTGCTGGCAGGCAGCATCGTCGGAAGGCTCGGCTCCGAGCCCGTCAGCTGCACCTACCAGATCATCACCTGCATGGATTGGCTTACGCGGAAAGCGTCGGTCGATTTGGCTTATGGCGACGAAGAGGCCAGCCTCCATCTGGAAGCGGACGGCCGGGGAAACTGGCTGATGGACGGCCGGGAGGCGCCCGAGCTGCAAGGCTGCCTGGACGTCGATATCGAGCTGACGCCCGCGACGAACACGCTGCCGATCCGCAGGCTCGGACTGCGCAAGGGGCAGGAGGCGGAGATGGCCGCGGCATGGGTCCGCTTTCCTTCGCTCGCGGCAGAGCCGCTCAGGCAGTCCTACTCCTGTCTGGAGGAGTGCCGTTACCTCTATCGCAGCTCCTCCTTCGAGGCCGGACTGGATGTCGGAGGCGAAGGGATGATCCATCGCTATGGCGATCTATGGATTTCGTTATAG
- a CDS encoding GNAT family protein: MPERMAGQGAGGENELSSSLMTVSHAREIAGWSYAPPYDFYDMGEDDETIEELMRYTAILKGGALFGFYCLGSWAQVPAGRELGCYREESGAVDIGLGMDPEHAGRGEGTRFVSYVVAEAIRIGSPSLLRLTVASFNLRAKKVYERLGFRIVGNFKAGTTDFEVMELPSAADGLVGIR, from the coding sequence ATGCCGGAACGAATGGCCGGACAAGGAGCCGGTGGGGAAAACGAGCTGAGCAGCTCGCTGATGACCGTGTCCCATGCCAGAGAAATCGCGGGATGGAGCTACGCCCCTCCGTACGACTTTTACGATATGGGCGAAGACGACGAAACGATCGAAGAGCTGATGCGCTATACGGCCATTTTAAAAGGGGGCGCGCTTTTCGGGTTCTATTGCCTCGGTTCGTGGGCTCAAGTGCCCGCTGGGAGAGAGCTTGGTTGTTACAGAGAAGAAAGCGGAGCTGTCGACATCGGTCTGGGCATGGATCCGGAGCATGCCGGGAGAGGCGAAGGGACACGCTTCGTCTCGTATGTCGTCGCGGAAGCGATTCGGATCGGCAGCCCTTCTCTGCTGCGGCTTACGGTGGCATCATTCAATCTCCGGGCAAAAAAGGTATACGAACGTCTCGGTTTTCGGATCGTGGGGAATTTCAAGGCGGGAACGACCGATTTCGAGGTCATGGAGCTGCCTTCAGCGGCAGACGGTCTCGTTGGGATCAGATGA
- a CDS encoding ROK family protein has translation MSEPRTDPNEIRRTIAAAIRSGLISKGHATKAELSRSLSLSFPTISKFVSLMEKEGELRSVGLDESSGGRRASRYAYNPDFMLGLAVYLEKDETRYSVFDCMGAIKEEGAAPTVLIEGIGALRLLVEELMDKHPRIRSLAIGVPGSVKDGRIGFIPGYGHYEGLELGSYFEERLQIPVQVENDMNAAALGFAAKADEAESASLVYLYFGNNGPGAGIMANGTILRGNTSFSGEISFVPMDGRRNFGQALQERGFLDGRTLDEVHIDAVARLVAAFTVILNPKRIVFCDSEADEALLERIGQRSRSYVPSEHLPELVHSHWPSDYLDGLKTLSLEAMISQDLSSTRTEG, from the coding sequence ATGAGCGAGCCTCGGACAGATCCCAATGAAATCCGCCGAACCATTGCGGCAGCGATACGATCCGGCCTGATTTCCAAGGGCCACGCGACCAAGGCCGAGCTGAGCCGAAGCCTTTCCCTCAGCTTTCCCACCATCAGCAAGTTCGTGTCGCTCATGGAGAAGGAAGGGGAGCTGCGTTCGGTAGGCCTCGACGAGTCAAGCGGCGGCCGGCGGGCAAGCAGGTATGCGTACAATCCCGACTTCATGCTCGGGCTGGCGGTCTATCTCGAGAAGGATGAAACCCGCTACTCCGTCTTCGATTGCATGGGAGCGATCAAGGAGGAGGGAGCCGCTCCAACCGTGCTCATCGAGGGCATCGGAGCGCTGCGGCTGCTGGTGGAGGAGCTGATGGACAAACATCCCCGAATCCGCTCTCTGGCGATCGGCGTTCCGGGTTCGGTGAAGGATGGAAGGATCGGCTTCATTCCGGGTTACGGGCACTACGAGGGACTGGAGCTGGGATCCTATTTCGAGGAGAGGCTGCAGATTCCGGTCCAGGTCGAAAACGACATGAACGCCGCGGCGCTTGGCTTTGCCGCCAAGGCGGACGAAGCGGAATCGGCCTCGCTCGTGTACCTGTACTTCGGCAACAACGGACCGGGAGCCGGCATTATGGCGAATGGAACGATTCTGCGCGGGAACACGTCTTTCTCCGGAGAAATTTCCTTTGTCCCGATGGACGGGCGGCGGAATTTCGGGCAGGCGCTGCAGGAGCGCGGATTTCTGGACGGGAGGACGCTGGATGAGGTCCATATCGACGCGGTCGCCCGGCTGGTCGCGGCATTCACGGTCATCCTCAACCCGAAGCGGATCGTGTTTTGCGACTCCGAAGCCGACGAGGCGCTGCTGGAGCGGATCGGGCAGAGGAGCCGCAGCTATGTTCCCTCGGAGCATCTGCCCGAGCTTGTCCACAGCCACTGGCCTTCCGATTATCTGGACGGACTGAAGACCCTTTCCCTTGAAGCGATGATTTCTCAGGATTTATCCTCAACAAGAACGGAAGGGTGA
- a CDS encoding MFS transporter has protein sequence MAAFFLIIIYLAFISLGLPDSMLGAAWPALHRDIGAPVSMAGLIFMTVTAGTIVSSLATGFLLKRFGTGKVTLFSCLITAAALLGFSYAPATAWLFVFAVPLGLGAGCVDAGLNSYVAEHYKARHMSWLHCFWGVGATLGPVIMAHSILERSWRNGYLNVSLIQFGLVLVLLLTLPLWAKVARLSRADQAGGSEETGGHDRAGGVMPFKIKGVKLALLSFLFYSGVEATLGLWGSTYLSESKGVSATDAAKWISFYYGGITAGRFLAGFVTFKLSNRAMIRGGQLLAVTGIVLMLLPLPTVFSLIGFVVVGLGLAPIFPCMLHETPVRFGKGSSQSVMGFQMAAAYTGSTLLPPLFGFIAAWSASGFLPLYLLVMAAGLMLFSERINLFMKKRRDASAAAAE, from the coding sequence ATGGCAGCTTTCTTTTTGATCATCATCTATTTGGCCTTCATCAGTCTGGGCTTGCCCGATTCGATGCTCGGAGCGGCATGGCCGGCCCTCCACCGCGATATCGGAGCGCCGGTCTCCATGGCCGGGCTGATCTTCATGACGGTCACCGCCGGCACAATCGTATCCAGCCTGGCCACCGGTTTCCTGCTGAAGCGCTTCGGCACCGGCAAGGTGACCTTGTTCAGCTGCCTCATCACGGCGGCGGCCCTGCTCGGCTTTTCCTATGCTCCGGCGACGGCATGGCTGTTCGTTTTTGCCGTTCCGCTCGGGCTGGGAGCCGGCTGCGTCGACGCCGGGCTGAACAGCTATGTCGCGGAGCATTACAAAGCCCGGCATATGAGCTGGCTGCACTGCTTCTGGGGAGTCGGAGCTACGCTGGGGCCAGTCATCATGGCCCATTCCATCTTGGAGCGGTCGTGGAGGAACGGCTATCTCAACGTCTCGCTGATCCAGTTCGGGCTCGTTCTCGTCCTGCTGCTGACGCTGCCGCTATGGGCCAAGGTCGCGCGATTAAGTCGGGCGGACCAAGCGGGCGGTTCCGAGGAAACGGGAGGGCATGACCGGGCAGGAGGCGTCATGCCCTTCAAAATCAAGGGCGTCAAGCTGGCCCTGCTCTCGTTCTTGTTCTATTCCGGCGTGGAAGCCACGCTCGGCCTGTGGGGCAGCACCTATTTGTCGGAATCGAAAGGCGTGTCCGCGACGGATGCCGCCAAGTGGATCTCCTTCTACTACGGGGGCATTACCGCAGGCAGGTTCCTGGCCGGATTCGTCACCTTCAAGCTGAGCAACCGCGCCATGATCCGCGGCGGGCAGCTGCTGGCCGTGACGGGAATCGTCCTCATGCTCCTGCCTTTGCCGACCGTATTCTCGCTGATCGGGTTCGTCGTCGTGGGACTCGGGCTCGCGCCTATATTCCCCTGCATGCTGCATGAGACGCCGGTGCGCTTCGGCAAAGGTTCGTCCCAATCGGTCATGGGCTTCCAGATGGCGGCCGCTTATACGGGAAGCACGCTCCTGCCGCCGCTGTTCGGCTTCATCGCCGCATGGTCGGCCAGCGGATTCCTGCCGCTGTATCTTCTCGTCATGGCCGCCGGACTGATGCTGTTCTCCGAGCGGATCAACCTGTTCATGAAAAAAAGGAGAGATGCCTCCGCGGCCGCGGCGGAGTGA
- a CDS encoding glycoside hydrolase family 43 protein — protein sequence MKTVKYKEPIATHIYTADPSAHVFEGRLYIYPSHDLDHEQVSNDNGDQYDMEDYHVLSMEDEGSPCIDHGEALHLRDIPWAKQQLWAPDAACKNGIYYLFFPARDHDHVFRIGVATGTSPAGPFEPQPSYIPGSFSIDPAVFVEGGEAYMYFGGLWGGQLEKWQTGEFLADAEGPAPDAPALGPRVARLSADMLSFQEPPSEISIVDGEGRPILAGDEDRRYFEGPWVHTYNGKYYLSYSTGTTHKLVYAVGDSPCGPFTFQGTILTPVIGWTTHHSIVEFQGKWYLFYHDSSLSGGADNKRCVKFAELKYKEDGTIETIDPYE from the coding sequence ATGAAAACGGTTAAATACAAGGAACCTATCGCAACCCACATCTATACCGCCGATCCGTCGGCGCATGTATTCGAGGGCAGGCTGTACATCTATCCGTCTCATGATCTGGACCATGAGCAGGTGTCGAACGACAACGGCGACCAGTATGACATGGAGGACTACCACGTCCTGTCGATGGAGGATGAGGGCTCCCCCTGCATCGATCACGGCGAGGCTCTTCATCTGCGGGACATTCCTTGGGCCAAGCAGCAGCTGTGGGCTCCGGACGCAGCCTGCAAAAACGGCATCTATTACCTGTTCTTCCCGGCTAGGGACCATGATCATGTGTTCCGCATCGGCGTCGCGACCGGCACCTCGCCGGCCGGCCCGTTCGAGCCGCAGCCGAGCTATATTCCCGGCAGCTTCAGCATCGATCCGGCCGTGTTCGTCGAAGGCGGCGAGGCCTACATGTACTTTGGAGGCCTGTGGGGCGGCCAGCTCGAGAAATGGCAGACCGGCGAATTCCTCGCCGACGCCGAAGGCCCGGCGCCGGACGCCCCGGCGCTAGGCCCGCGGGTGGCCCGGCTCAGCGCCGACATGCTGTCGTTCCAGGAGCCGCCGAGCGAGATTTCCATCGTCGATGGGGAAGGCCGGCCGATTCTCGCCGGCGACGAGGACCGGCGGTACTTTGAAGGTCCGTGGGTGCACACATACAACGGAAAGTATTACCTCTCCTATTCGACCGGCACGACGCACAAGCTCGTCTATGCCGTAGGCGACAGTCCTTGCGGACCGTTCACCTTCCAAGGCACGATCCTCACCCCGGTCATCGGCTGGACGACGCATCACTCCATCGTCGAATTCCAGGGCAAATGGTACCTGTTCTATCACGACAGCTCCCTGTCCGGCGGCGCCGACAACAAGCGCTGCGTGAAGTTCGCCGAGCTGAAGTACAAGGAGGACGGAACGATCGAGACGATCGATCCGTACGAGTAA
- a CDS encoding histidine kinase: MTGWANRLLGQLRETNTLRNQIFISFTLTMILVLTFAGAFIYGEVSVLLKQSAEKHIQQTAIQANGRLDALLKGIDSLTTQVAADSYVQKLLSQEVQGILSNFNERQSLLQIANNYMAYSSGISSLELYTIGNKRLFPLDDTSLNRISGDALAAADGKKGRLAWIGIDPRSPDTVLAVRRINLLDHAYSPGGYVVVHVNRDYFKMDQSEGRGDPSKGRESMLLSDAEGNPILSDMDDGTASAVIAQTGSTVTVGEERMLAVRQHSGVTGWKLVLLLPVEAATEGISVLRMAIYVSIGIAAFAFLLLTLLLSTMITRPIQQLMRTMRSARFGGLKPIPASDNRLRTMEINELNHTYNRMVDHMNELIQVVYEKELTQSRTELKALQAQINPHFLFNTLEAFYWSLEEKEESELARTILAMSGLFRYVIGSSAADDEWVTVRDEVEHTQRYLQIMKMRLIDRLSWDIDVEEELLQVPIPKLILQPLVENAILHGVESRIVPGSVKVRIHSPEPGLATVAVIDDGIGMDGETVIRLMQSLDAVAPQDSKKGAGVAMSNVQRRLKLHYPGSAERGGGLHIESRAGSGTTVSFEITIPSGGDERV, from the coding sequence GTGACAGGGTGGGCCAATCGGCTGCTGGGCCAGCTGCGGGAAACCAACACGCTGAGAAATCAGATCTTCATCAGCTTTACGCTGACGATGATTCTCGTGCTGACCTTTGCAGGAGCGTTTATATACGGCGAGGTGTCCGTGCTCCTCAAGCAAAGCGCGGAAAAGCATATCCAGCAGACCGCCATTCAGGCCAACGGGCGGCTGGATGCGCTGCTGAAGGGAATCGACTCGCTCACGACCCAGGTCGCTGCGGATTCCTACGTGCAGAAGCTGCTCTCCCAGGAGGTGCAGGGAATCCTCTCCAATTTCAACGAGCGCCAGTCGCTGCTGCAGATCGCGAACAATTACATGGCCTATTCCTCCGGCATCAGCTCGCTCGAGCTTTACACCATTGGCAACAAACGGCTGTTCCCGCTCGACGATACGAGCCTGAACCGCATCTCCGGGGATGCGCTGGCCGCAGCGGACGGGAAGAAGGGACGCCTCGCCTGGATCGGGATCGATCCGCGGTCGCCGGACACGGTGCTCGCGGTCCGCCGCATCAACCTGCTCGACCATGCCTACTCGCCCGGCGGCTACGTGGTCGTCCACGTCAACCGGGACTACTTCAAGATGGATCAATCGGAGGGCAGAGGAGATCCCTCCAAAGGAAGGGAGTCCATGCTGCTGAGCGACGCCGAGGGCAATCCGATCCTGTCGGATATGGATGACGGGACGGCGTCGGCGGTCATCGCCCAGACGGGCAGCACCGTGACGGTCGGCGAGGAGAGGATGCTCGCCGTCCGCCAGCATTCCGGCGTCACGGGCTGGAAGCTCGTGCTGCTCCTGCCGGTCGAGGCGGCGACGGAGGGAATCTCGGTGCTGCGCATGGCGATCTATGTGTCGATCGGAATCGCCGCATTTGCCTTCCTGCTGCTGACGCTGCTGCTGTCGACGATGATCACGCGGCCTATCCAGCAGCTAATGAGAACGATGCGCAGCGCCCGATTCGGGGGACTCAAGCCGATACCGGCCAGCGACAACCGCTTGCGGACGATGGAGATCAACGAGCTGAACCATACGTACAACCGGATGGTCGATCATATGAACGAGCTGATCCAGGTCGTCTACGAGAAGGAGCTCACCCAGAGCCGCACCGAGCTCAAGGCGCTGCAGGCGCAGATCAATCCGCATTTCCTGTTCAATACGCTGGAAGCGTTTTATTGGTCGCTGGAGGAAAAAGAGGAAAGCGAGCTGGCGCGGACGATTCTCGCGATGTCGGGACTGTTCCGCTATGTCATCGGCAGCTCGGCGGCCGACGATGAGTGGGTGACCGTCCGGGACGAGGTGGAGCATACGCAGCGCTATCTGCAAATCATGAAAATGCGCCTCATCGACCGGCTGAGCTGGGACATCGACGTCGAGGAGGAGCTGCTTCAGGTGCCGATTCCCAAGCTCATCCTCCAGCCGCTCGTGGAGAACGCGATTTTGCACGGGGTGGAGAGCCGCATCGTCCCGGGATCCGTCAAGGTCCGGATTCATTCTCCCGAGCCCGGCCTCGCGACCGTGGCCGTCATCGACGACGGAATCGGGATGGACGGCGAGACGGTCATCCGGCTCATGCAGAGCCTGGATGCCGTCGCTCCCCAGGATTCCAAGAAAGGGGCGGGAGTGGCCATGTCCAACGTCCAAAGGCGGCTCAAGCTCCATTATCCGGGCTCTGCGGAGCGCGGAGGCGGGCTGCATATCGAGAGCAGGGCAGGCTCGGGCACGACGGTAAGCTTCGAGATCACGATTCCTTCGGGAGGAGACGAACGGGTATGA
- a CDS encoding response regulator, whose translation MKTLLIVDDEPRTRLGIQKTLTAWSAGRHRIETAASGVEALEWLKANTAHIIITDVRMPEVDGLQMLETLAGRGPLPVIIVVSGYAEFDYARKALQLGAFDYILKPLDKDILAETVQRAFALDDGRDRIDAMEKLVDAKLLEVGRGEARYGTPIKDAISFIDAHLEEPISMKQVAELTHLNASYFSVLFKEQTGVTFSDYLTRLRLQRAKELLVATRMPISEIAEKVGYGTAKYFIKVFKDNEGTSPRQYRSQVLDADSSIR comes from the coding sequence ATGAAAACGTTGTTGATTGTGGACGATGAGCCCCGCACGCGGCTGGGCATCCAGAAGACGCTCACCGCCTGGTCGGCGGGGCGGCACCGGATCGAGACGGCTGCGAGCGGAGTCGAGGCGCTGGAATGGCTGAAAGCGAATACAGCCCATATCATCATCACGGATGTGCGGATGCCGGAGGTGGACGGGCTGCAGATGCTGGAGACGCTGGCGGGGCGCGGCCCTCTGCCCGTCATCATTGTCGTTTCCGGCTATGCCGAGTTCGACTATGCGCGGAAGGCGCTGCAGCTCGGGGCCTTCGACTACATTCTCAAGCCGCTGGACAAGGATATTCTGGCGGAAACGGTGCAGAGAGCGTTCGCGCTCGACGACGGCCGGGACCGCATCGATGCGATGGAGAAGCTCGTGGACGCCAAGCTGCTTGAGGTCGGCCGCGGCGAAGCGCGTTACGGCACGCCGATCAAGGATGCCATCAGCTTTATCGACGCCCATCTGGAGGAGCCGATCAGCATGAAGCAGGTGGCCGAGCTGACGCATCTAAATGCGAGCTATTTCAGCGTGCTGTTCAAGGAGCAGACCGGCGTCACCTTCAGCGATTATCTCACTCGGCTAAGGCTGCAGCGGGCCAAGGAGCTGCTCGTGGCGACCCGCATGCCGATCTCGGAGATCGCCGAGAAGGTCGGCTACGGCACGGCCAAATATTTCATCAAGGTGTTCAAGGACAACGAGGGGACGAGTCCGAGACAGTACCGGAGCCAGGTGCTGGACGCCGATTCATCGATCCGATAA
- a CDS encoding ABC transporter substrate-binding protein, producing the protein MKRVLSTTTAIVLLSSVLAACGGNSNSPADNAGASNSGTNSNTGSAAGKPAEKVTINLWSFTDEIPNMTKKYLETHPDANVDFKTTVIATTDGAYQPALDQALAGGGKDAPDIYAAESAFVLKYTQGDASDYAANYADLGLDDQLVKDAGIAQYSVDIGSKEGQLKALAYQATGGAFIYRRSLAKDVFGTDDPAAIKSEIGPGWDKFFDAAAKLKAKGYGIVSGDGDIWHPIENSSDKGWLVDGKLHIDPKREQFLDFSKQLKDNGYSNDTKDWTEGWYADMSGTGKQPIFGFFGPAWLINYVMNGQVKDTSGDWAVTEPTTGFFWGGTWLLANKEAAKDDAKKAAVADFVKWVTLDSSETGLQYYWANGTMKAGEQGTKDSVASSVVMSKSDGKVDLLGGQNMFDVFVPANANATGKNLTQYDESINLIWRDQVREYSEGKKSREQTIKDFKQKVQDQLGIESEQ; encoded by the coding sequence ATGAAGCGCGTTTTATCGACCACGACGGCAATCGTTCTGTTGTCATCTGTTCTCGCTGCATGCGGCGGCAACTCGAATTCGCCCGCCGACAATGCAGGTGCAAGCAACTCCGGCACAAACTCCAATACGGGCTCTGCGGCGGGCAAGCCTGCGGAGAAGGTCACGATCAATCTGTGGAGCTTCACGGACGAAATTCCGAACATGACGAAAAAATACCTTGAAACCCACCCCGACGCGAACGTCGACTTCAAGACGACGGTCATCGCGACGACGGACGGAGCTTACCAGCCGGCCCTCGACCAGGCGCTCGCCGGCGGCGGCAAGGACGCTCCGGACATCTATGCGGCCGAGTCGGCCTTCGTCCTCAAGTACACGCAGGGCGACGCCTCCGACTACGCGGCCAACTATGCCGATCTGGGCCTTGACGACCAGCTGGTGAAGGATGCCGGCATCGCCCAATATTCCGTGGACATCGGCAGCAAGGAAGGCCAGCTCAAGGCGCTCGCATATCAAGCGACAGGAGGGGCGTTCATCTATCGCCGCTCGCTCGCGAAGGACGTATTCGGCACGGACGATCCCGCCGCGATCAAGAGCGAGATCGGTCCCGGCTGGGATAAATTCTTCGATGCGGCCGCGAAGCTGAAGGCCAAAGGCTACGGCATCGTCTCCGGCGACGGCGACATCTGGCATCCCATCGAGAACAGCTCCGACAAGGGCTGGCTCGTAGACGGCAAGCTGCATATCGATCCGAAGCGCGAGCAGTTCCTCGACTTCTCCAAGCAGCTGAAGGACAACGGTTATTCCAACGACACGAAGGACTGGACCGAGGGCTGGTACGCGGACATGTCCGGCACCGGCAAGCAGCCGATCTTCGGCTTCTTCGGCCCCGCATGGCTCATCAACTACGTCATGAACGGCCAGGTGAAGGACACCAGCGGCGACTGGGCCGTAACGGAGCCGACGACAGGCTTCTTCTGGGGCGGCACCTGGCTGCTCGCGAACAAGGAAGCGGCCAAGGACGACGCCAAAAAAGCGGCCGTGGCGGACTTCGTCAAGTGGGTCACGCTTGATTCCTCCGAGACGGGCCTCCAGTACTACTGGGCGAACGGCACGATGAAGGCAGGCGAGCAGGGCACGAAGGACAGCGTAGCCTCCTCCGTCGTCATGTCCAAATCGGACGGCAAGGTCGACCTGCTGGGCGGACAGAACATGTTCGACGTCTTCGTTCCGGCGAACGCCAATGCGACAGGCAAGAACCTTACCCAATACGACGAATCGATCAATCTCATCTGGCGCGATCAGGTGCGCGAATATTCCGAAGGCAAGAAGAGCCGGGAGCAGACGATCAAGGACTTCAAGCAGAAGGTCCAGGATCAGCTCGGAATCGAAAGCGAGCAATAG
- a CDS encoding sugar ABC transporter permease, protein MRRKGVSYSKFGYLFSLPFLLAFLVFSFYPVLYTAVIGFTDMKGVIPKPVHFLDQPFENFRYLLFDNVSFRKSLSNTALIWILNFIPQMLLALLLTAWFTSQRTKVRGQGIFKVLLYMPNIITASTIAVLFNSLFSYPMGPINSLLESLGWIDSPVNYLQDKTTAQGIVAFIQFWMWYGNTMIILIAGVMGINPALFEAASIDGANGWQIFFRVTLPSLRTIMLYTLITSMIGGLQLFDIPQLFLYGGPDDATLTTSVFIYGQAFKGSYMYNRAAAASMIMFIIAAVLSALLFYLMRDREAAKAKKAAKNRNKAAKAAARGM, encoded by the coding sequence ATGCGCCGCAAGGGCGTCAGCTATTCAAAATTCGGCTATCTGTTCAGCCTGCCATTCCTGCTTGCGTTCCTGGTATTCTCGTTCTATCCCGTTCTGTATACCGCGGTCATCGGGTTTACGGATATGAAGGGAGTCATCCCGAAGCCGGTCCACTTCCTGGACCAGCCGTTCGAGAACTTCAGGTATCTTCTCTTCGACAACGTCTCCTTCCGCAAGTCGCTGTCCAACACAGCCCTGATCTGGATCCTGAACTTCATTCCCCAGATGCTGCTCGCGCTGCTGCTCACCGCCTGGTTCACAAGCCAGCGCACAAAGGTGCGGGGGCAGGGCATTTTCAAAGTGCTGCTCTACATGCCGAACATCATTACGGCGAGCACGATCGCCGTCCTGTTCAACTCGCTGTTCTCGTATCCGATGGGACCGATCAACAGCCTGCTGGAGTCGCTCGGCTGGATCGATTCTCCTGTCAATTACCTGCAGGACAAGACGACGGCGCAGGGAATCGTCGCGTTCATCCAGTTCTGGATGTGGTACGGCAACACGATGATCATCCTCATCGCAGGCGTCATGGGCATCAACCCCGCGCTGTTCGAGGCGGCTTCCATCGACGGCGCCAATGGATGGCAGATCTTCTTCCGCGTGACGCTGCCGAGCCTGCGGACGATCATGCTCTATACGCTGATCACGTCGATGATCGGCGGCCTGCAGCTGTTCGATATTCCGCAGCTGTTCCTGTACGGCGGGCCGGACGACGCGACGCTTACGACCTCCGTGTTCATCTACGGGCAGGCGTTCAAGGGCAGCTACATGTACAACCGCGCCGCAGCGGCCAGCATGATCATGTTCATCATTGCTGCCGTGCTGTCGGCCCTGCTGTTCTACCTCATGCGCGACCGCGAAGCGGCGAAAGCCAAAAAAGCGGCTAAAAATCGGAATAAGGCTGCTAAAGCGGCGGCAAGGGGGATGTAA